ATAGTGTGAAAATGAAGCTCAGCTGCACAATTGGTGGCCATATCAGACAACGAAGCCAGGTCAAGTTGCTGGGCTATAAATACGTGACCGAATAGGCCTCAATTGGCAAATCAAAATCGCAGACCATGAGAGTCAGGTGGAACCATTTCAAGTTATTGCTGTTTTGGCTAACGGTTTTAGCTGTCTTGGCCTTTGAAGCCGAGGCCAGGAAGCGTGTTAGGATTGGATTGCACAAGAATCCTGAACCAATTGAGGAGAACATAAAGAACGAATTGAAGACCCTTTCCATTAAACACAATTTAAATGTTGAtgatacaaaagctaaaacGAAAACAGATACCAAGGTCCCAGGATCAAAAGTCGCAACGCTAGAAAATCTATACAACACGGAGTACTACACCACATTAGGATTCGGAAATCCGCCGCAGGATTTGAAAGTGCTGATCGACACTGGTTCGGCGAATCTCTGGGTGCTGTCATCCAAGTGTCCAGACTCGGTTGCACCCTGTGCCAATCGCATAAAGTACAACTCAAGTGCTTCCACAACCTACAGGGCTATCAATACCGCATTCAATATTGCATACGGTTCCAATTCAGAGGAAGGACCTATTGCACTCTCCGGCTTTCAGTCCCAGGACACAGTAAACTTCGCCGGATACTCCATTAAAAATCAGATCTTCGCCGAAATCACCAATGCACCAGAGACCGCATTTCTGAAGTCCCAGCTCGATGGAATTTTGGGATTGGGGTTCGCCAGCATAGCCATTAATAGTATTACCCCACCCTTCTACAACTTAATGGCCCAAGGTCTAGTAAACCGATCTGTGTTTTCGATCTACTTGAATAGAAATGGCACCAATGCCATTAACGGTGGGGAGCTGATCCTGGGAGGATCGGATTCGGGTCTGTACAGCGGGTGTTTGACCTATGTGCCAGTTTCCAGCGCAGGATACTGGCAGTTTACAATGACTAGTGCCAATCTGAATGGATTTCAGTTTTGTGAGAACTGCGAGGCCATACTCGATGTAGGCACTTCCCTAATTGTTGTGCCTGAGCAAGTCCTAGATACCATCAACCAAATATTGGGAGTTCTCAACCCGACGGCTTCGAATGGAGTCTTTTTAGTGGATTGCTCCTCGATCGGCGATCTTCCGGACATTGTCTTCACCGTTGCGCGCCGGAAGTTCCCCTTGAAGTCTAGCGACTACGTGCTCCGATATGGAAACACTTGTGTCTCGGGATTCACCAGCATGAACGGCAACTCCTTGTTGATTCTGGGCGAGATCTTCCTGGGCGCCTACTATACGACCTACGATATTGTCTACAAACTCATTGGACTGGCACCAGCAATTCATTAGGTCGTTCAAACTATATACTCAAACAAGTTCTTTAACAATTGTATTCTTTGCATTATTTACCCACTTTAATAAATAACCCCCCTTGGAAATACTAAAGCTACACCCATTGAATTTGCGTATCATTGAGCTTTCCCTATAAATCACATATTCGAGTGCCAGTCTCGAGCTTTAACCCACAATACGTGTGAATCGAAATAAACATGAACCAGATAAATCCCACATGGAAAAACTATAAATCGGGCGAAGTGACCAGGAACCCAACCAGTGAGGCACCATGAATATACGTGTGATTATCCTACTTTTCTGTCTGATTGTGTTTGTAGGCGGTAAGAAAGTACACAGATTTCGACTGGAGAGACGATCCCACCGTCACCACAAGATTCCTCACGCCCATCTGCACCTGCAGTTTCGGAATGCGCTGCGAAGGAAGTACGGATTTACTCCACTCCGTACGGTGAATGCTGTGAATGTGACCAGCGAGTCCGGTAAGGGAGTCGTGATAACCGAGCCCCTGATAAATTCCTACGATACCAACTTTTTCGGGGTTGTGTCGGTCGGAGATCAATCATTCACCATGCAATTCGACACGGGTTCCTCGGACTTTTGGGTGCCCAGTTCCCATTGCAGATTCTGCATCAAAACGTGCGGGAACAAGTTTTTCCGGAAGTCCAATTCCAAATCCTTTCGGTCAAGTGGAACTCCATTTAGCATCACCTACGGATCGGGCTCCGTGAAGGGAATCGTGGCCTCGGATAATGTTGGCTTCGGCGATCTAAAGATCCAGAACCAAGGCATTGGATTGGTCAACATATCGGACTCCTGCTCCGTTTTCGATGGAATCGCTGGCTTCGCCTTTCAGCAACTCTCTATGACCAAATCGGTCCCTTCTTTCCAGCAAATGATTGACCAACAGTTGGTGGAGCAGCCAATTTTCTCGTTTCATCTGAAAAGTGGGTCCAGTGATGGGGGCTCCATGATACTCGGTGGATCGAACTCGAGTCTGTACTACGGTCCGTTGACCTATACAAATGTGACCGAGGCCAAGTACTGGAGCTTCAAGCTGGACTTCATAGCGGTCCATGGCAAGGGTTCCAGGAGCTCCCGCACGGGGAACAAGGCCATCATGGACACGGGAACCTCCCTGATCGTTGGTCCTGTCCTGGAAGTCCTCTACATCAACAAGGACATCGGAGCCGAGCACAATAAAACCTATAACCTGTACACCGTCGCCTGTGAATCGATTCCCCAACTTCCGATCATCGTCTTTGGCATTGCTGGCAAGGAGTTCTTCGTGAAGCCACATACCTACGTCATCAGGTACGATAATTTTTGCTTCTCCGCCTTTATGGACATGCTAGGCCTGCAGTACTGGATACTCGGTGATGCCTTCATGCGGGAGAACTATGTGGAGTTCGATTGGGCTAGGAGAAGAATGGGCATAGCACCGGCTGTATGAGGGgattattcattttattatgACTATCACACCTTGCGTGATaagtgaatttatttaaaaaaatattcggaCTATAATTTGGTAAACAAATATTACCAATTGTATAAATGGCAATGAcagaaaaaaattcaattacatTGTAAAAGTTGGACAAATAAATGTGAATTGTTAATGGGCGTTAATTCCGATCGATTGGACATTAGGAAATCTGACCTCTTAGCTATTTGGTGTTACTTGTGGGTTCCAACTTGATGTTCCTTTCCATTTTGTGCGGTTTGCTGACCACCGTTGCCCCCATAAATGCCACGTGGCATGCgaggctgttgctgctgctgctgctgctgctgatgcagcTGTTGCAATTGTCGCAGCTGCACTTGTTGCTGAAACTCCAGATTCTTGTAGATCAtggctgcagcagcagcagcattgttAGGAGCCTGAGGTTGTTGCGGGGCAGCCTGTTGCGAGTGTTGCTGGTTGTGCTGCGAAGCTTGACGCAGATTTCGAGCGATCAATTGCTGATACAGCAGAGCAAAGTCCTTGGGATTGGCGTTGGACAATGCAGCTAGATCCCCGACACTTGGACGGTGAAGCTGCTGCTgatactgctgttgctgctgctgctgctgctgctgttgcggtggtggctgtggtgccacctgctgctgcttttgtggCATGTGGATATGATGGTGGCTGCGTGGCGCATTCAACTGCGGCTGTGGCGGCGCTTGGTGTCGCATCTGATGGTAAAACTGGGGAAATGGTATCTCATTGAAATTTTTAACCGAGTTGCGATTGTGGCTTTCGGTGCCAAGTTGAcgatgtggctgctgctgttgatgttgctgctgttgctgttgatgtttctgctgttgatgctgatgatgttgctgctgatgatgttgctgctgatgatgttgctgctgctgatgttgctgctgatgctgaggGATCtgtctttgttgttgctgaaaGCCGCTCtgaaacacaaaataaatgtatggCAGTTAGCATAGGATATTTATAGTATGTGAGATAGATACGCAATTCTAaactattttcaaaaaaaaccCGATAACCGTTTAATAGATTCGCGCCTGGTTGCTCATAGCTTACCCCCGGCAAGTTGGAGGCAGCGCCTTCATGTTCCGGAGTAGCTTGTCTTCTTTCATATAGAGGCACCGACTTGACGGATCGTTCGTATCCCGGGTGGGAACTCCAAGCTTGACTCACCATCGGTTTCAGGCCCGCAAGGCAGCTGGCCATGTCCTTGGGAAAGTCAAGGAAGCTCTCCCCGAACAGGGAGTAGTTTTCGGCGGCCTTGAAGTAGTTATGAGTGCCGTTCTCCGGGTAACCGATGGTATCTCCGTAGAGAACGCGCTCCACCTCGGTTACGTAAATGCTGGCACTGTCGACGGCCGCTGGCTTGCTGACACTTTCGCTGGCCGCTGGCTTGCTGGCAGATCCCATTTCACACCCCGTTCCTGATTCGCATCCACTTGGAAAATTGGGCACAGCTTCCTCAGACGCCTCCACGAGACCCAGGGAAATGTCGTTGGATGTTACGCCCCATATTTTCTTGGCCAGCTGACTGGATATGTTGACTGAGGAGGGGTAAATTGGTAGCATTATAAGCATCAATGAGACCCTGAAGTTCACTCGAAAGTTCTACCTTGAGTGGCGGCCGCAGTCTCATCTTCGTCTAGGTCATTAGATATAAGCTGGCTCTTGTTGCTGGCATTCTCGGACATCGTGCGGCTTCTAAAAACATAAACTATAAATTTGGAGGAACGAACAATATGCCTGACTTCAATAAAGTTGATCAACCGTCGCCTGCTGTGTACCGCAGCTCACTGAAtaaaaacaatagaaaagcCTTGGTAATCGAGCAAAAGCCCAGTCAATATGCACCCAGTTTGTTTATGAAGACTGGCTTGGATTACGCagtaaacaattaattaacttACCCCGCACCACAACGAACGTCACCTACTGGCGAAGTGAAGcaagaagaaaagaaatgtGACCGGTAAAAAAGATTCTGGCATAAGGATGATGGGCAGCACTGGACTATTTTGCAACACTGATTGGTTGGTCTTAATGTTATTAAAGAAAAGCCTTCAGATATGGCAGTTAAATATGATATGACCATAATAAGAGAGTTCATTTAAATATCTAACTCATAATCGGAATATTTAGGAAACTATGTAAATATCAAATCATGTTCATACGTGTGACCGCAATGTGACCGTTCATATGTGTGTAGCCGCCCAACAAAGAGCTTCtagtaaatttaaataagtgCTTGACGTAAAAGTGTCATCAGAATTAGTATAATATATCAAGGATAACTCGGTTTATTTCACTATTTGTAGTTCCAACTCGTGCTTTTTCATTTCATCAATAACAGtagtatttttatttaaaagttttaacaAAGCCGTACACGAACATTTTACAATGGGTCATAAGCTAAACCAGAAGGACATCACATGGACTTAAAGTTAGATTACGGGCTCTGTGATCGCGTAACAAAATCCTGCTCCTGCGCCGCACAATTTCACTGGTGGCAGTTGTAAAAGAGTTGGGGTGCAACTGGAAAAGTAAATTAATGTaaatatgtacttatttttgtGGACTAAGGTCGGTTCCTACACATTTTCggtgctgttgttgccgcagTTCCCATGCTC
The sequence above is a segment of the Drosophila melanogaster chromosome 2L genome. Coding sequences within it:
- the CG31926 gene encoding uncharacterized protein, isoform B, coding for MRVRWNHFKLLLFWLTVLAVLAFEAEARKRVRIGLHKNPEPIEENIKNELKTLSIKHNLNVDDTKAKTKTDTKVPGSKVATLENLYNTEYYTTLGFGNPPQDLKVLIDTGSANLWVLSSKCPDSVAPCANRIKYNSSASTTYRAINTAFNIAYGSNSEEGPIALSGFQSQDTVNFAGYSIKNQIFAEITNAPETAFLKSQLDGILGLGFASIAINSITPPFYNLMAQGLVNRSVFSIYLNRNGTNAINGGELILGGSDSGLYSGCLTYVPVSSAGYWQFTMTSANLNGFQFCENCEAILDVGTSLIVVPEQVLDTINQILGVLNPTASNGVFLVDCSSIGDLPDIVFTVARRKFPLKSSDYVLRYGNTCVSGFTSMNGNSLLILGEIFLGAYYTTYDIVYKLIGLAPAIH
- the CG31661 gene encoding uncharacterized protein, with the protein product MNIRVIILLFCLIVFVGGKKVHRFRLERRSHRHHKIPHAHLHLQFRNALRRKYGFTPLRTVNAVNVTSESGKGVVITEPLINSYDTNFFGVVSVGDQSFTMQFDTGSSDFWVPSSHCRFCIKTCGNKFFRKSNSKSFRSSGTPFSITYGSGSVKGIVASDNVGFGDLKIQNQGIGLVNISDSCSVFDGIAGFAFQQLSMTKSVPSFQQMIDQQLVEQPIFSFHLKSGSSDGGSMILGGSNSSLYYGPLTYTNVTEAKYWSFKLDFIAVHGKGSRSSRTGNKAIMDTGTSLIVGPVLEVLYINKDIGAEHNKTYNLYTVACESIPQLPIIVFGIAGKEFFVKPHTYVIRYDNFCFSAFMDMLGLQYWILGDAFMRENYVEFDWARRRMGIAPAV
- the CG18131 gene encoding uncharacterized protein, isoform B, whose protein sequence is MSENASNKSQLISNDLDEDETAAATQVNISSQLAKKIWGVTSNDISLGLVEASEEAVPNFPSGCESGTGCEMGSASKPAASESVSKPAAVDSASIYVTEVERVLYGDTIGYPENGTHNYFKAAENYSLFGESFLDFPKDMASCLAGLKPMVSQAWSSHPGYERSVKSVPLYERRQATPEHEGAASNLPGSGFQQQQRQIPQHQQQHQQQQHHQQQHHQQQHHQHQQQKHQQQQQQHQQQQPHRQLGTESHNRNSVKNFNEIPFPQFYHQMRHQAPPQPQLNAPRSHHHIHMPQKQQQVAPQPPPQQQQQQQQQQQYQQQLHRPSVGDLAALSNANPKDFALLYQQLIARNLRQASQHNQQHSQQAAPQQPQAPNNAAAAAAMIYKNLEFQQQVQLRQLQQLHQQQQQQQQQPRMPRGIYGGNGGQQTAQNGKEHQVGTHK
- the CG18131 gene encoding uncharacterized protein, isoform G; protein product: MSENASNKSQLISNDLDEDETAAATQVNISSQLAKKIWGVTSNDISLGLVEASEEAVPNFPSGCESGTGCEMGSASKPAASESVSKPAAVDSASIYVTEVERVLYGDTIGYPENGTHNYFKAAENYSLFGESFLDFPKDMASCLAGLKPMSGFQQQQRQIPQHQQQHQQQQHHQQQHHQQQHHQHQQQKHQQQQQQHQQQQPHRQLGTESHNRNSVKNFNEIPFPQFYHQMRHQAPPQPQLNAPRSHHHIHMPQKQQQVAPQPPPQQQQQQQQQQQYQQQLHRPSVGDLAALSNANPKDFALLYQQLIARNLRQASQHNQQHSQQAAPQQPQAPNNAAAAAAMIYKNLEFQQQVQLRQLQQLHQQQQQQQQQPRMPRGIYGGNGGQQTAQNGKEHQVGTHK